Sequence from the Peromyscus maniculatus bairdii isolate BWxNUB_F1_BW_parent chromosome 11, HU_Pman_BW_mat_3.1, whole genome shotgun sequence genome:
TCTGGAGATGCTGCTTTCCAATGACTCTGGCAATGATGACTCTAAAGGAAGCCCTCTAGCTAAACTGTCCAGACCTTGTGGACCTAGCAAGGCTgttgttctctcctctcctgagGCCTCCAGACTTGCTGGGTCTCTGGAGTCCTCGGGATTAGACTTGTTCAAAGTCACAGAACTTCTAGAAGCTTCATTTAAACTatctttctcttgttttcccGGTGCCATGGACGTTTTCCTGAGCAATTGAGGAGACTTCATGAGAACTTTGAGTCCTATTGGGAGGCGTGTTTTCGGTCCTTTCTCCGGGGGGTTTTGACGGCTTTGTGACGTGTCCTGGCTTCTGCAGGatgaggaagatggggagggacTGTTAACCTGAGGTGTCAAGGGTTCATTCGCCCCTGAGAAGGAAGGCCTGTGGGGTATCATAGAGCTGGCACTCAACTGTCCTTTTCTCCCTGGAGACAGGCTTTTAGAGGATGCTCCCTCTAGGAGTTCATAGGTTGAAGGACAAGTCTTGGGTGTCTGTAACTCAGCGTCCACGTGTGTGGTTCCAAGTGCTTGGTGAGGGGAAGGTTTGGAGATGCCTCTCTTTGGAGAGACCTTTGGAGGCCCTGGAGCCATCGCAGCAAATGAGCTGGAGGATGTGTGTTCAGGGTATTGGGTGTGTACCACTGCATCTGTAGGGGGAAGATCTGGAGGGAAGGCAGGCTTTTTGGAGGCCAAAGAAGGCTTCTTCTGCTGCAGTTCTGACACAGCTGGACTGGAGGAGATGACAGGAACAGAGGATCCTTTCAACAGTGGAGATTTCAGCCCCGCACTTACAGCGTCCCTAGGGCCTCTAGTCTCGGGTCTGCCAGGTGATGGCAGTGGTGTATGGTCATAACTGGATCTGACCAGGAGGGAGACTGACCTCCctggaggggggggaggggagggagacctCACTCTTGACTCTGGCCCAGAGCCACAGCGTTTGGCCTTCATGGGGGACTCACCACAGTCACCACTCCCCATGAGGTGCTGTGACTGGATCCCTGGAGCCTGACTCTTGGGACATTGGACCCAGTTCTTCTTATTGGAAACATTACTGGGGACGTGAGGAAGCTGGGTGGGGTGCTTCGGAATGTGTGATGCTGGTTGTGCGTCATGGAGAGAACCCGGGCTCTCCATCTTAGTGCATTGTGCAAGCTTCCCGGGAGGGGATGCCGGTGTCTTTTCAAGAGCCACTAGGGCACTGGAGGGGACGAGCATGGCGGGCACAGGCTCCGCCCGTTTTGATTTCTGAGGCGAAGACTTGGCTCTGGAAGGAATTTTCGTCAGACCTTGCTTTGCACAGACACCCGTGTTGGCCCCAGGTCTAGAATTACTCTGCCAGGCTCCGCCTTGTGTTGGTTTGGTGATAACTGGTCGTGAGGAGTTCTGAGTTACTATAGCCCGAGAGCCAAAGGAGTCGGTTAGAGCCGTGGCAATACTGTTCTTGTCTTTTGGAATGTTTTTCGCCGTCTCCTCTTCAGGTCTCTTCCGAAAAGGACAGTCTCTTGCAGTAGCTCCTGGCTGTAAATGAGTAATTCCCTGAGGTGAAAGTTGAGTGAGTTCTGAGGGCCCAGGAGGGGTGGAGTTGATGGAAATTTCATCCCTGGTCACAGTGACAACCCCAGTCTGATGGGAGCTGAATTCAACGGGCTCTCCATTTTCTGCATCAAATACGACTGTGACACATTCTTCTGAAGAGGTCCTCTTGACAACCCTTTGCTGCCTGATGAAACCGAAGGTCTTTGGCTTTGTCTCTAAGTGGGTGAGACATTCTTCTTCCTCCACATCGCAAGAGCCACATTCAGACTTTCCCGATCCCACCTCGAGGTTCTCCATGGACTTGTCAGTGTCCCCCGTCAGTGACAGGTCTGAAGGGCTTCTCTCATCACTGCTCTCTATGTGCAGCTCATTTAGGGTGTCACAGTCGTCAGTGTCTGAAAGCTGAAGGGTCAGGGCCACGCGGCCATGACCATGGCCATGTGGGTCCCTGTCCCTCTGCACCCAGGGCAGGTGCATGCTGGGGCATAGCTTCCTCTCCAAGGGACAGTGGCTCGCACAACGAACTAGCCTTTCAGGCATTTCTCTTGTATACACGGAGGCGGTAccttctgaaaaatattttccatgtggCTCCCAGCTAAATAGACTGTCTGAAACACTGTGGGTTAATTTACTGCCCTGCATCTTGTGGCCCTGGCCTGGAGCGCTTTGTAGCAAGGCTGAGGGTGGAGACTCCTCATCTGTATTCTCATGAGAATTGGCATCATATGTGAAGGAATGATGGAGGTCCTTGCAGGGGATCCCTAGGCCAGGTGGCTGGCCGTGGGGAGACTCCTTGAGGGTGCTATTTTTAATTCCCGGAGAATAGATGCCTTCATTGGAGTTCATACAATCCTTATAACCCCACTTGGTTATCACCGACGGTGGTTCCAGTAACACTTTCCGCTTCTGGAGCTTCCTCAGCCCTTCCAAAATGTGGCTTTCTTTGATACGGGTTGGAGGTAGTTCATCTGCAGGGCTGGCAAAGCCACTCGGGAGCGAAGAATCGATATTCAGTCTTTTATCCCAGTTCTGTGATGATtgctaggaaagaaaaataggtaTCAGAGATGATTGAACCAAACAGAtctcaaataaacaaaggaaaagcCCCTCAGTAGATTTAATTTGTGTAAGTGGGTgataaatattcacatataaacaCAGTTTGTACAATGCTAACTATGCAGTAAACATTGATTCTGCAAGATCCTGTGCTGAGCGTCATGGTGAAATAAAGGAATGGAATGTAACAACTGTGCCTTTAAGGGTAGAAAACTCAACTAGAGTGAGGGGCCTTTGGCACAGCTGACTCTGTGTCAAGAAAACACATCTGAGAAGTGGGAATAGGGTGGATATTCTAGAGATTCACAGGAGGACCCAGGGGTCTATTTGGAGAGATGGTGAGAAGTATACAGGcaagtcatttgtttgtttgttttttggtttttcgagacaggttttctctgtgcagttttggtgcctgtcctggaactcactctgtagcccagactggcctcaaactcacagtgatttgcctggctctgcctcccaagtgctgggattaaag
This genomic interval carries:
- the Nckap5 gene encoding nck-associated protein 5 isoform X12, which translates into the protein MTSSQPREKLAVARLQREVAQRTNQGAMHEKLIHELEEERHLRLQSEERLREVTLESEHNRIQMRGLQQQFSRMEETVRSLLQSQGSPEQKREEPAKITTYQERVPEEERKHHEALGDLHAAVDEDSRSEISSAEEGKENTRLLLKRLKALEAENSALALENENQREQYERCLDEVANQVVRALLTQKDLREECVKLKTRVFDLEQQNRALSILFQQRVRPASDVFLQQSSQNWDKRLNIDSSLPSGFASPADELPPTRIKESHILEGLRKLQKRKVLLEPPSVITKWGYKDCMNSNEGIYSPGIKNSTLKESPHGQPPGLGIPCKDLHHSFTYDANSHENTDEESPPSALLQSAPGQGHKMQGSKLTHSVSDSLFSWEPHGKYFSEGTASVYTREMPERLVRCASHCPLERKLCPSMHLPWVQRDRDPHGHGHGRVALTLQLSDTDDCDTLNELHIESSDERSPSDLSLTGDTDKSMENLEVGSGKSECGSCDVEEEECLTHLETKPKTFGFIRQQRVVKRTSSEECVTVVFDAENGEPVEFSSHQTGVVTVTRDEISINSTPPGPSELTQLSPQGITHLQPGATARDCPFRKRPEEETAKNIPKDKNSIATALTDSFGSRAIVTQNSSRPVITKPTQGGAWQSNSRPGANTGVCAKQGLTKIPSRAKSSPQKSKRAEPVPAMLVPSSALVALEKTPASPPGKLAQCTKMESPGSLHDAQPASHIPKHPTQLPHVPSNVSNKKNWVQCPKSQAPGIQSQHLMGSGDCGESPMKAKRCGSGPESRVRSPSPPPPPGRSVSLLVRSSYDHTPLPSPGRPETRGPRDAVSAGLKSPLLKGSSVPVISSSPAVSELQQKKPSLASKKPAFPPDLPPTDAVVHTQYPEHTSSSSFAAMAPGPPKVSPKRGISKPSPHQALGTTHVDAELQTPKTCPSTYELLEGASSKSLSPGRKGQLSASSMIPHRPSFSGANEPLTPQVNSPSPSSSSCRSQDTSQSRQNPPEKGPKTRLPIGLKVLMKSPQLLRKTSMAPGKQEKDSLNEASRSSVTLNKSNPEDSRDPASLEASGEERTTALLGPQGLDSLARGLPLESSLPESLESSISRADGRDGVESRSVKRSFSSSKPHLKPALGMNGAKARSQSFSIHFGEKPSQPPTEGPGKIRTQIITNTAERGNSLTRQNISMEGSPSKTPSVSTSDNLPNVGRPLEQSFSRQGSLCSTGSSSSQHGSPSKLPLRMLTRPEELPTPGVGDQQIYTQEECPGGDVVREQSSSAHHRHPSTPPDCPQSLHIPGRLQHPGNLETSGISKLETSGRHPEASPTGPGIVSPEAPLTPSIEEKVMLCIQENVEKGQVQTKSASVEVKPRAGPSFTSWFGFRKSRLPALSSRRMETSKSKVEKKDTKLKSERKKEKKKAEVQSKLESELNRAGTKAADGRSSDGGSRTTQNLKASQDIYNEMKLEPRNRPSPAVCSTKDSFMTELLNRVDKKAALQTESGSKGVSCRSVLEGTSQGSCFTGSSVSTQGSQKKNIKTKVDMEKPRESLGAEVNEEDEREDEEDRVADSALQSHVIESNCQMRTLDSGIGTFPLPDSGNRSMGRYICQPGSPEDTEPLPPLQPAPCLASSARAQTLEREVPSSTDSQNSSESTIIHSISDPSMTARGMRPQSHLPKPTSSGTETS
- the Nckap5 gene encoding nck-associated protein 5 isoform X11, with amino-acid sequence MTSSQPREKLAVARLQREVAQRTNQGAMHEKLIHELEEERHLRLQSEERLREVTLESEHNRIQMRGLQQQFSRMEETVRSLLQSQGSPEQKREEPAKITTYQERVPEEERKHHEALGDLHAAVDEDSRSEISSAEEGKENTRLLLKRLKALEAENSALALENENQREQYERCLDEVANQVVRALLTQKDLREECVKLKTRVFDLEQQNRALSILFQQRVRPASDVFLQEHLQNAKSGTPALKHSGSGLVIPDHLCPGNSCSSSELSLSSTCSECSSGASHTWQDRKLLGKRQSSQNWDKRLNIDSSLPSGFASPADELPPTRIKESHILEGLRKLQKRKVLLEPPSVITKWGYKDCMNSNEGIYSPGIKNSTLKESPHGQPPGLGIPCKDLHHSFTYDANSHENTDEESPPSALLQSAPGQGHKMQGSKLTHSVSDSLFSWEPHGKYFSEGTASVYTREMPERLVRCASHCPLERKLCPSMHLPWVQRDRDPHGHGHGRVALTLQLSDTDDCDTLNELHIESSDERSPSDLSLTGDTDKSMENLEVGSGKSECGSCDVEEEECLTHLETKPKTFGFIRQQRVVKRTSSEECVTVVFDAENGEPVEFSSHQTGVVTVTRDEISINSTPPGPSELTQLSPQGITHLQPGATARDCPFRKRPEEETAKNIPKDKNSIATALTDSFGSRAIVTQNSSRPVITKPTQGGAWQSNSRPGANTGVCAKQGLTKIPSRAKSSPQKSKRAEPVPAMLVPSSALVALEKTPASPPGKLAQCTKMESPGSLHDAQPASHIPKHPTQLPHVPSNVSNKKNWVQCPKSQAPGIQSQHLMGSGDCGESPMKAKRCGSGPESRVRSPSPPPPPGRSVSLLVRSSYDHTPLPSPGRPETRGPRDAVSAGLKSPLLKGSSVPVISSSPAVSELQQKKPSLASKKPAFPPDLPPTDAVVHTQYPEHTSSSSFAAMAPGPPKVSPKRGISKPSPHQALGTTHVDAELQTPKTCPSTYELLEGASSKSLSPGRKGQLSASSMIPHRPSFSGANEPLTPQVNSPSPSSSSCRSQDTSQSRQNPPEKGPKTRLPIGLKVLMKSPQLLRKTSMAPGKQEKDSLNEASRSSVTLNKSNPEDSRDPASLEASGEERTTALLGPQGLDSLARGLPLESSLPESLESSISRADGRDGVESRSVKRSFSSSKPHLKPALGMNGAKARSQSFSIHFGEKPSQPPTEGPGKIRTQIITNTAERGNSLTRQNISMEGSPSKTPSVSTSDNLPNVGRPLEQSFSRQGSLCSTGSSSSQHGSPSKLPLRMLTRPEELPTPGVGDQQIYTQEECPGGDVVREQSSSAHHRHPSTPPDCPQSLHIPGRLQHPGNLETSGISKLETSGRHPEASPTGPGIVSPEAPLTPSIEEKVMLCIQENVEKGQVQTKSASVEVKPRAGPSFTSWFGFRKSRLPALSSRRMETSKSKVEKKDTKLKSERKKEKKKAEVQSKLESELNRAGTKAADGRSSDGGSRTTQNLKASQDIYNEMKLEPRNRPSPAVCSTKDSFMTELLNRVDKKAALQTESGSKGVSCRSVLEGTSQGSCFTGSSVSTQGSQKKNIKTKVDMEKPRESLGAEVNEEDEREDEEDRVADSALQSHVIESNCQMRTLDSGIGTFPLPDSGNRSMGRYICQPGSPEDTEPLPPLQPAPCLASSARAQTLEREVPSSTDSQNSSESTIIHSISDPSMTARGMRPQSHLPKPTSSGTETS